A window of the Fundidesulfovibrio magnetotacticus genome harbors these coding sequences:
- a CDS encoding nitric-oxide reductase large subunit produces MTSPKVKAVLLFCLALTFGILIFGGYAINKGKPPIPVKVLDDSGNVMFTGEDIISGQNYFYSRGGQHIGTIWGHGAYLAPDWSADFLHRMGLFLAARHSGLDATQASALTHDDFKKLNPVEQARLQVLVTQEIKKNRYDPSTGVLTSTKFQTEAFKALNAYYTELFQNGNDRMGLQPGIVRNAEEGRLVTIFFSWLSWAAGTQRLDAEHTYTTNWPYDPLVGNVALPDFLIWSIVSVILLIFGIAGSLFVYQRYIGQGDEGNKLNLDFPEPTPTPSQKATLIYFLTAIILFTLQLSFGAVTAHFTVEGNSFFGIPISSFLPYAAVRTWHIQLAIFFIATCFLAAGLFLGPFVGKEPRRQAFWVFALFGALVIVVLGTLSGTWLSVSGFFNGDGFMFGHQGYEFIELGRFWQVLLIVGMIVWLILVWRAIQPAIRDEHDNGGLTHMLLYSSISIPLFYMAGLLYGKGSHLSDAEYWRWWVVHLWVEGFFEVFATVVMAFLLSHIGAVSKRFALTSVYFIVFLYLGSGVIGTFHHLYWSGSPTIIIALGAVFSALEVVPLSLLGFEAAHNLRTVGAGGKDFAYKWPIYFFVAVAFWNLVGAGVFGFLINPPIVLYYAQGINTTPIHSHGALFGVYGMLAISLMLFSVRHIITKASWSDRLLKWSFWGLNCGLAAMMIFSLIPSGFYQFYHAIKEGLWYARSPEIASSEFIRTVTWMRALPDVVFAVGAFSLLLFLLRGIWLSYFKKS; encoded by the coding sequence ATGACGAGTCCAAAAGTAAAGGCAGTTCTCCTATTTTGTCTCGCGTTGACTTTCGGCATACTTATCTTTGGAGGTTATGCCATCAACAAGGGCAAACCACCAATTCCCGTCAAGGTTCTGGATGATTCCGGCAACGTCATGTTCACGGGCGAAGATATCATCAGCGGCCAAAACTATTTTTATAGCAGAGGTGGGCAGCATATCGGAACCATCTGGGGACATGGCGCGTATCTAGCACCTGATTGGTCGGCAGATTTTTTACATCGCATGGGTCTCTTTCTGGCCGCTAGACACAGTGGGCTTGACGCTACACAAGCTAGCGCGCTCACCCATGACGACTTCAAAAAATTAAACCCCGTCGAACAGGCCCGGCTTCAAGTTTTAGTCACTCAGGAAATAAAAAAGAACCGCTACGACCCCAGCACCGGGGTACTGACATCAACGAAGTTTCAGACCGAAGCGTTTAAAGCTTTGAACGCCTATTACACGGAGCTCTTTCAGAACGGAAACGATCGCATGGGCTTGCAGCCGGGGATCGTCAGGAATGCGGAAGAAGGTCGCCTTGTAACAATCTTCTTCTCATGGCTTTCTTGGGCTGCCGGGACACAGCGGCTTGACGCAGAGCACACCTACACGACCAACTGGCCATACGACCCCTTGGTCGGCAACGTAGCTCTGCCAGACTTCCTTATTTGGTCTATTGTCAGCGTAATTTTACTTATTTTCGGCATTGCAGGTTCACTGTTCGTTTATCAACGATACATTGGCCAAGGAGATGAGGGGAATAAGCTTAATCTCGACTTCCCAGAACCAACTCCAACTCCAAGCCAGAAAGCAACGCTTATATATTTCTTGACAGCGATCATACTGTTTACACTACAACTCAGTTTTGGAGCGGTAACAGCCCACTTCACTGTTGAGGGAAATTCATTCTTCGGGATCCCCATATCTTCGTTCTTGCCATATGCAGCAGTCAGAACATGGCACATCCAACTGGCAATTTTTTTCATCGCCACATGTTTCTTGGCAGCAGGCCTCTTCCTTGGGCCGTTTGTTGGCAAGGAGCCCCGGAGACAAGCTTTTTGGGTTTTTGCACTTTTTGGTGCGTTAGTAATCGTTGTACTTGGAACACTTAGTGGAACATGGCTTTCCGTCTCTGGATTTTTCAATGGCGATGGGTTTATGTTTGGCCATCAGGGATACGAATTCATCGAACTTGGTCGATTTTGGCAAGTGTTATTGATTGTTGGAATGATAGTTTGGCTTATTCTTGTGTGGCGAGCAATACAACCAGCAATACGTGACGAGCATGATAATGGCGGCCTCACGCATATGCTTCTGTATAGCTCCATATCTATACCACTTTTTTACATGGCAGGTCTGCTCTATGGGAAAGGAAGCCACCTTTCTGATGCAGAATATTGGAGATGGTGGGTAGTTCATCTTTGGGTAGAAGGATTTTTTGAGGTTTTTGCTACAGTTGTCATGGCTTTTTTACTTTCGCATATTGGCGCTGTAAGCAAAAGATTTGCTCTTACCAGCGTTTATTTTATTGTTTTTTTATATCTCGGCAGCGGAGTCATCGGCACGTTCCACCATCTGTATTGGAGTGGTTCCCCGACCATCATCATTGCCCTCGGGGCGGTATTTTCCGCTCTGGAGGTTGTCCCTCTTTCGCTCTTGGGGTTCGAAGCCGCGCACAACCTTCGGACTGTAGGCGCAGGAGGCAAGGATTTCGCCTATAAGTGGCCCATCTATTTCTTTGTGGCTGTTGCATTTTGGAATCTAGTTGGAGCAGGAGTATTTGGATTCTTGATAAATCCGCCAATTGTACTCTATTATGCACAGGGCATAAACACCACACCGATCCATTCGCACGGGGCTCTCTTTGGTGTGTACGGCATGCTCGCCATCTCTCTTATGCTCTTTTCCGTTCGTCATATCATCACAAAAGCTTCTTGGTCAGACAGGCTCTTGAAATGGAGTTTCTGGGGGCTTAACTGCGGCTTGGCAGCCATGATGATATTTAGCCTCATACCGTCAGGATTTTATCAGTTTTACCACGCCATCAAGGAAGGCCTGTGGTATGCGCGCAGCCCGGAAATCGCTTCTAGCGAATTCATCCGCACGGTGACATGGATGCGAGCGCTTCCAGATGTTGTATTTGCTGTTGGGGCTTTTTCCCTGTTGTTGTTTTTGTTGCGTGGGATATGGCTGAGTTATTTTAAAAAATCATAA
- a CDS encoding DUF6573 family protein: protein MTPDKDWNVVFEYSRAQAIADGVLVDVTEQAKQIGFKIHTVITGTIFHRYIEPPAGLDGSFGQSVTGRLHDVLTLALFAARRAVNTDRVTFKVDFLMAPGRKETIEAIAHIGPGDNYEPCLTIMLAEDD from the coding sequence ATGACGCCTGATAAGGATTGGAACGTCGTGTTCGAATATTCAAGGGCACAAGCGATTGCCGACGGCGTACTCGTAGACGTCACCGAGCAGGCGAAACAGATTGGATTTAAGATTCACACGGTCATTACCGGTACCATCTTCCATCGCTATATCGAACCGCCCGCCGGCCTAGACGGGAGCTTTGGCCAAAGCGTCACAGGTAGACTCCATGACGTGCTCACGTTGGCTTTGTTCGCCGCCAGACGCGCCGTCAACACCGACAGGGTCACCTTCAAGGTCGACTTTCTGATGGCCCCAGGCAGGAAGGAGACTATCGAGGCAATCGCGCATATTGGTCCTGGCGACAATTATGAACCTTGTTTGACGATCATGCTGGCGGAAGATGATTAA
- a CDS encoding tyrosine-type recombinase/integrase, protein MGVYQRDGRFMVYWHEEGKRRDKSFGRGELARLQAEAFNLAIQQAKANVHVPVQEEQVVEAVSDPVAHQEEPVDGPGEVQAEMPLATSVATVAAVAVPAKGVTFGQLSMMYLDHLRVSGRTPKHIANLENLLKGMFFDILGRDTLVEGMTYLKDIVPFIKEMQGISHQTKRPRSQSCVNRYCDYLDAIFNFGIEMELIARNPMKGRKKAKEKPRDVQVGVDDLRRIMECAEPHVRWAMEVCFNLGTRPGPSELFALRYENVDFGAGTVRIFATKTQTYRTVPVTAAFLDRLREMRRFSRSGYIVEYDGKPVTTIRKSFNKACVKAGITVDVRMYDLRHLFATTMLANGADLAAVSKLMGHSTVKMTADVYYHYLEGEKERAVSKLPSLEPAA, encoded by the coding sequence ATGGGCGTCTATCAACGCGATGGACGGTTCATGGTCTATTGGCACGAAGAAGGTAAGAGGCGGGACAAGTCCTTCGGTAGGGGCGAGTTGGCCCGTCTCCAGGCTGAGGCGTTTAATCTTGCGATCCAGCAAGCGAAAGCGAACGTGCACGTACCTGTGCAGGAGGAGCAGGTCGTTGAGGCGGTGTCGGACCCGGTTGCGCACCAGGAAGAGCCAGTGGATGGGCCTGGAGAAGTCCAGGCTGAAATGCCGCTGGCGACGTCGGTAGCGACGGTGGCTGCTGTTGCCGTCCCTGCCAAGGGGGTCACCTTTGGTCAGTTGTCGATGATGTACCTGGACCACCTTCGGGTGTCGGGTCGGACGCCGAAGCACATCGCCAATCTCGAGAACCTGCTCAAGGGCATGTTCTTCGACATCCTTGGTCGGGACACCCTGGTCGAGGGCATGACTTACCTGAAGGACATCGTTCCGTTCATCAAGGAGATGCAAGGGATCAGTCATCAGACGAAAAGGCCACGGTCCCAGTCCTGCGTGAATCGCTACTGCGACTACCTCGACGCGATCTTCAACTTCGGCATCGAGATGGAACTCATTGCCAGGAACCCGATGAAGGGTCGGAAGAAAGCCAAGGAGAAACCTCGGGACGTCCAGGTCGGAGTTGATGACCTGCGCCGGATCATGGAGTGCGCTGAGCCTCATGTCCGGTGGGCCATGGAGGTCTGCTTTAACCTCGGGACTCGGCCTGGTCCTTCGGAGCTCTTCGCCCTGCGCTATGAAAATGTGGATTTCGGCGCTGGCACGGTGCGGATTTTCGCTACCAAAACGCAGACCTATCGGACTGTCCCGGTGACGGCGGCATTTCTGGATCGCCTTCGAGAGATGAGGAGGTTTTCAAGGTCTGGGTACATCGTCGAATACGACGGGAAGCCGGTGACGACGATTCGCAAGAGCTTCAACAAGGCCTGCGTGAAGGCTGGAATCACCGTGGATGTCAGGATGTATGACCTGCGCCATCTCTTCGCAACGACGATGCTGGCGAACGGAGCTGACTTGGCGGCGGTGTCGAAGCTGATGGGGCACAGCACCGTGAAGATGACGGCGGACGTGTACTATCACTACTTGGAAGGTGAGAAAGAACGGGCAGTTAGCAAGTTGCCCAGCCTTGAGCCAGCAGCATAA
- a CDS encoding DNA photolyase codes for MSNVLTCQRNIGITLSNEFAKKQLATHAVNCGLICGHACKYCSTPSLIRTHRFFKENKITSFAALESGTAIVDLWTHLRVQRQSMKLDSNDVVMMSTLTDCWAPEARERDLGRHLLSTILSKSTCSVRILTKSASIAYDFDLISKYRNRVMVGLSITAPVHNEHLAKIIEPNASSITERLQALHLARDMGIRTYGMICPVLPGIGTSQSDYESMLDSVLAAKPETIWTEPLNARGPGIVNCAKALQQKGYGLHAHEFDMIRSSHFHQLYVEDLINTATNAAISRGCLDKLKILVYSDGDGYNVNDAAVIWLKR; via the coding sequence ATGAGTAACGTCTTAACATGCCAAAGGAACATCGGAATCACTCTTTCGAATGAGTTTGCAAAAAAGCAATTGGCTACGCATGCTGTAAATTGCGGACTGATTTGCGGCCATGCGTGCAAGTATTGTTCAACACCGTCGCTGATAAGAACGCATAGATTTTTCAAGGAGAACAAGATCACGTCTTTTGCTGCCCTTGAAAGCGGAACAGCTATTGTCGACTTGTGGACACATTTGCGTGTTCAACGCCAGAGCATGAAGCTTGATAGTAACGATGTCGTGATGATGAGCACGCTAACGGATTGCTGGGCTCCAGAAGCACGGGAGCGCGATCTTGGGCGTCATCTTTTGTCGACGATTTTGTCCAAGAGCACCTGCTCCGTACGGATTCTCACGAAGAGCGCATCTATTGCGTATGATTTTGACCTGATATCGAAATATCGCAATAGGGTGATGGTTGGACTGAGCATCACAGCTCCGGTTCACAATGAGCACCTCGCGAAGATCATCGAGCCGAATGCCTCCAGCATCACCGAACGCTTGCAAGCCCTGCATCTGGCTCGGGACATGGGCATTCGAACCTACGGAATGATATGTCCAGTTCTGCCTGGTATTGGCACGTCGCAATCAGACTACGAAAGCATGCTCGATTCTGTTTTGGCTGCAAAACCAGAAACGATTTGGACTGAACCTTTGAATGCGCGAGGGCCTGGAATCGTCAACTGCGCCAAGGCGCTTCAACAGAAAGGGTATGGATTGCATGCTCACGAATTCGATATGATCCGGTCATCTCACTTTCATCAATTGTATGTTGAAGACTTGATCAATACCGCAACCAATGCCGCCATCTCCAGGGGCTGTTTGGATAAGCTCAAGATTTTGGTTTACTCTGATGGTGACGGGTACAACGTCAATGACGCAGCAGTGATCTGGCTGAAGCGGTGA
- the hcp gene encoding hydroxylamine reductase produces the protein MYCFQCQETAKNTGCTIKGMCGKPEETANLQDLLIFVLRGIAVYGEGLKDLGQPDRSNDDFVLQGLFATITNANWDDARFEGMIEEGLKRRDALKTKFHEAYKAKHGKEFSDPLHDAATWRGPSSSFTEKAKTVGILATENEDVRSLREFLIIGLKGVAAYAEHAAILGFRKPEIDEFMLEALASTTKDLSVDDMVGMVMKAGEVAVTTMALLDEANTSSYGHPEVTHVNIGVGTNPGILISGHDLKDMDELLKQTEGTGVDVYTHGEMLPANYYPVFKKYKHLIGNYGGSWWHQNPEFEAFNGPILLTTNCLVPLKKDNTYLGRLYTTGVVGYEGATHILDRPTGGAKDFSAMIAQAKKCAPPTELEKGAIVGGFAHHQVMALADKVVEAVKSGAVKRFVVMAGCDGRQKSREYYTQVAEALPEDTIILTAGCAKYRYNKLNLGDIGGIPRVLDAGQCNDSYSLAVIALKLKEVFGLDDINKLPVSYDIAWYEQKAVAVLLALLFLGVKGIRLGPTLPGFLSPNVAKVVIEKFGLKPIGTVQDDIAAMMTGQ, from the coding sequence ATGTACTGCTTTCAATGCCAGGAGACGGCAAAAAATACCGGCTGCACCATCAAGGGCATGTGTGGAAAACCCGAGGAGACTGCCAACCTTCAAGACCTTTTGATCTTCGTGTTGCGCGGCATTGCCGTGTATGGTGAAGGTCTCAAGGACCTGGGGCAGCCTGACCGTTCAAACGATGACTTCGTGCTTCAGGGTCTGTTCGCCACTATCACCAACGCCAACTGGGACGACGCTCGTTTCGAAGGCATGATTGAAGAGGGTCTGAAGCGTCGCGATGCGCTCAAAACAAAGTTCCATGAAGCCTACAAAGCAAAGCATGGGAAGGAATTCAGCGATCCTTTGCACGACGCCGCCACCTGGCGCGGCCCATCCTCCTCTTTCACCGAAAAAGCGAAGACTGTGGGCATCTTGGCAACGGAGAACGAGGATGTGCGTTCCTTGCGGGAATTCCTTATCATCGGGCTCAAAGGCGTAGCCGCCTATGCCGAACACGCAGCCATACTTGGATTCCGTAAACCGGAAATCGACGAATTCATGCTTGAGGCTCTGGCATCAACAACTAAAGACCTGTCTGTGGACGACATGGTCGGTATGGTGATGAAAGCCGGTGAAGTGGCCGTGACTACCATGGCCCTGCTGGACGAGGCCAACACGAGTAGCTACGGGCACCCGGAGGTAACCCATGTCAATATTGGCGTAGGCACGAACCCGGGCATCCTCATCAGCGGTCATGATCTCAAAGACATGGACGAACTGCTCAAGCAGACCGAGGGTACGGGCGTGGATGTCTACACCCACGGCGAGATGCTCCCGGCCAACTACTACCCGGTCTTCAAAAAATACAAACACTTGATCGGCAACTACGGCGGCTCCTGGTGGCACCAAAATCCCGAGTTCGAAGCCTTCAACGGCCCCATCCTGCTGACCACCAACTGCCTGGTGCCGCTCAAGAAGGATAACACGTACCTCGGCCGCCTCTACACCACAGGGGTAGTCGGCTACGAGGGTGCCACGCACATCCTGGACCGTCCGACCGGCGGGGCCAAGGATTTCTCGGCCATGATCGCCCAAGCCAAGAAGTGCGCGCCGCCCACCGAACTTGAAAAGGGAGCCATCGTCGGAGGTTTTGCCCACCACCAAGTCATGGCTCTGGCCGACAAGGTTGTTGAGGCCGTCAAGTCCGGCGCAGTCAAGCGCTTCGTGGTAATGGCCGGTTGCGACGGCCGTCAGAAGTCCCGCGAATACTACACTCAGGTGGCCGAAGCTCTGCCGGAGGACACCATCATACTCACGGCGGGCTGCGCAAAGTACCGTTACAACAAGTTGAACCTCGGCGACATCGGCGGCATCCCGCGCGTGCTGGACGCCGGCCAGTGCAATGACTCCTATTCCCTGGCTGTCATTGCACTGAAGCTCAAAGAGGTCTTCGGTCTCGACGACATCAACAAGCTGCCCGTGTCCTACGACATTGCTTGGTACGAACAGAAGGCAGTGGCCGTGCTCCTTGCCCTCCTGTTCCTCGGAGTAAAGGGTATCCGGCTCGGCCCCACGTTGCCGGGCTTCTTGTCCCCGAACGTGGCTAAGGTCGTCATCGAGAAGTTCGGCCTGAAACCCATAGGCACGGTACAGGACGACATCGCGGCCATGATGACAGGCCAGTAA
- a CDS encoding sigma 54-interacting transcriptional regulator: MDSTYSWEPGSWIVPPGLVETLARFEIRCDAIINKKKAGEHSCLLIRGETGVGKSMFAECFVHKYLKQYPGRRVVAINCSAIPETLLESELFGYKKGASSTAVKDKKGILEIAGDGVVILEELGEMEKNLQAKLLVAIERRVFFSLGDTKETRLNAQIVATTNAPREKFRPDFWFRFETFAVPPLHKRRYDVIYYVQHFDKELIGLLTGGVVLALFGYNWPGNVREVESVCNAIRENIEYARRNKFIKDDKFEFTVKAFHRQQYSALFRQRSEEGSFCFSKGSELVLRLKQGGVNVKCIEAVLDEFRLGLDSFSSVIVGSVENDLNNTVEYVVSSIGERIKIVDNGIFRKLYGGFWSFCFVFSQNINSSSDLLDLKSSVVCNKFSKERIAERIEQMAFSNEAVESACKHVSGKLNYINFVNYIYDDEPQALEIFSTLTEEMKLVVLECTKFLTGIKEIKTDDLLDINALRKHYRGNEFLAYYLGEEVEADGEEIHIENISLNELRDLYYETLCSVLGTSHGYQKKIAKVAGRTEGRVSQVLDKNGLNEKFRKLNYTPRKRLVILK; encoded by the coding sequence ATGGATAGCACCTACTCGTGGGAACCAGGGTCTTGGATTGTGCCGCCAGGATTAGTCGAAACGCTGGCTCGATTTGAAATTCGCTGCGACGCGATCATAAATAAGAAAAAGGCTGGAGAGCATTCCTGTCTATTGATTCGCGGGGAAACCGGCGTTGGTAAAAGCATGTTTGCCGAGTGCTTTGTTCACAAGTATCTTAAACAGTATCCAGGGAGAAGAGTTGTAGCTATCAATTGTTCAGCAATACCAGAAACATTATTGGAGTCTGAACTATTTGGATATAAGAAAGGAGCGTCTAGCACGGCTGTCAAAGATAAAAAGGGAATTTTAGAAATTGCTGGAGATGGTGTTGTAATATTAGAAGAGCTTGGAGAAATGGAAAAAAATCTTCAAGCGAAGCTTCTTGTTGCGATAGAGAGAAGAGTGTTTTTTTCGCTTGGCGACACAAAAGAAACAAGGCTCAACGCTCAAATTGTCGCAACAACTAACGCTCCACGAGAAAAATTTAGGCCAGATTTTTGGTTCAGATTTGAGACGTTTGCAGTTCCTCCTCTTCATAAGCGCCGGTATGACGTTATATATTATGTCCAACACTTTGACAAAGAACTCATTGGGTTGCTTACAGGCGGTGTAGTTCTGGCCCTGTTCGGATATAATTGGCCAGGGAATGTCAGAGAGGTAGAGAGCGTATGCAATGCTATTCGTGAAAATATTGAATATGCCAGAAGAAATAAATTCATAAAGGATGATAAATTTGAGTTTACTGTCAAGGCATTTCATCGTCAACAATACAGCGCATTGTTTCGCCAGAGATCTGAAGAGGGTTCTTTTTGCTTCAGCAAAGGGAGTGAACTGGTGTTGAGACTTAAGCAAGGCGGCGTTAATGTTAAATGCATTGAGGCAGTCCTTGATGAATTTCGCTTGGGCCTGGACAGTTTTTCTTCAGTGATAGTCGGGTCTGTTGAAAATGATCTGAACAATACGGTTGAATATGTAGTTTCGTCGATCGGAGAAAGAATCAAGATTGTTGATAACGGCATATTTCGAAAGCTATACGGTGGTTTTTGGTCATTTTGTTTTGTGTTTTCTCAGAACATTAATTCTAGTAGCGACTTGTTGGATTTGAAAAGTTCAGTTGTGTGCAATAAATTTAGCAAAGAAAGGATAGCTGAGCGGATAGAACAGATGGCTTTTAGCAATGAGGCAGTGGAGAGTGCTTGTAAGCATGTCTCTGGAAAGTTAAATTATATTAACTTTGTTAATTATATATACGATGACGAGCCACAAGCGCTAGAAATATTTAGCACTCTTACTGAAGAGATGAAGCTTGTTGTTCTTGAGTGTACTAAGTTTTTGACAGGTATTAAAGAGATTAAAACCGATGATTTGCTTGATATAAATGCTCTGCGCAAGCACTACAGGGGAAATGAGTTCTTGGCCTACTATTTAGGAGAAGAAGTTGAGGCAGACGGTGAGGAGATTCATATCGAAAACATTTCATTAAATGAATTGCGAGACCTTTATTATGAAACGCTGTGCTCTGTTCTCGGAACATCCCATGGGTATCAGAAAAAAATTGCGAAGGTTGCTGGCCGTACGGAGGGTCGAGTATCGCAAGTACTCGATAAGAATGGACTTAATGAAAAATTTAGAAAACTTAATTATACGCCGAGGAAAAGGCTAGTCATCTTGAAGTGA
- a CDS encoding tyrosine-type recombinase/integrase, translating to MKVEPIIDLKNIKSIKKLLADQPRNRLLFAMGVNSGLRVQDILALKVSDVKYCKIGDRVCLKEKKTGKENILIMNKEIKSALAEHLATSKLEDEHFLFKSRKGKNYPLTTYAVTMMVQRWCDEINLQGNFGAHTLRKTWCYHQRKTFGVSWELLAKRLNHSSPSITRRYLGVQDEEVEEILLNAL from the coding sequence ATGAAAGTCGAGCCCATTATCGACCTCAAGAACATCAAGAGCATCAAGAAGCTCTTGGCGGATCAGCCGCGTAACCGGCTACTGTTTGCCATGGGGGTGAACTCTGGGCTCAGGGTCCAAGACATATTGGCCTTGAAGGTGTCAGACGTGAAGTATTGCAAGATTGGCGACCGCGTCTGCCTCAAGGAAAAGAAAACTGGCAAAGAGAACATCCTCATAATGAACAAGGAAATTAAGTCTGCTCTCGCCGAGCACCTTGCAACCTCGAAACTCGAAGATGAACATTTCCTGTTCAAGAGCCGCAAGGGGAAGAATTATCCGCTGACCACGTATGCTGTCACCATGATGGTGCAGCGATGGTGCGACGAGATCAATCTTCAAGGCAACTTTGGAGCGCATACACTGCGAAAGACGTGGTGTTACCATCAACGCAAAACATTTGGTGTTTCATGGGAGTTGTTGGCCAAGAGGCTCAATCACAGTAGCCCCTCGATAACGCGAAGGTATCTTGGGGTGCAGGACGAAGAGGTGGAAGAAATTCTCCTCAACGCATTGTGA
- a CDS encoding DUF927 domain-containing protein, with product MNTNQTVNTSSMSAVAQDTVLKTINIRQRIPNAPVSNASELPHRYLFAKDLSLVKSTDAGGIRLSPCPIVISECSENRSTGLHYVTLAWMRDGRWHQHQIERGVIASKTSIVGLANYNFPVTSINANGIIEYLQEYDRVNSGNIPKTFVDGRLGWTEDMAGFLWGHSYLSGTSAGKLPGQAPVVRFKGADQGDEQFASGFVQKGSFAAWASMVNEALEYPDVAFALYTSLAAPLLPILGVDNFTLELCAPSSSGKTTALMLAASAWGNPAPYAGSFINTWNGTDNRIGRMAALLNGLPLFLDETKLARLQNKRNKYGSDLVTDTIYMIASGRDKARATLHGSDRVQPFRTILFSTGETPSLDLSTDGGARGRIIDLWGNPFLRTDAESKAVVTRIKGVVTDHFGHAGHRMVQFILDHRDQWPLWKEAYAEANELLTKLPDLTSIEMRLGEYFAAVATAIAIIHAALPELKRSTPVRILLDSVWSRAMNESKSADVASQAFECVEEWINSNQHRVYSPAEARQNIPWSGDMHGAYCDVTDDGEWTFVGVTKTFLDDILRKNGFKALEMVRLWKDKGWLITDDWSKGYQRKVVIPKTAGESKNVIVPMYCFSAKSFWDGRGRTSPK from the coding sequence ATGAATACGAATCAAACTGTCAACACAAGCAGCATGAGCGCAGTTGCTCAGGATACAGTTCTTAAGACGATTAACATTCGACAGCGTATTCCCAATGCGCCAGTATCAAATGCGTCTGAATTGCCGCATCGGTATCTGTTTGCGAAGGACCTGAGCCTTGTGAAATCGACTGATGCAGGCGGGATACGGCTTTCACCATGCCCAATCGTGATTAGCGAATGTTCGGAGAACAGGTCTACGGGGCTGCATTATGTCACATTGGCCTGGATGCGCGACGGGAGGTGGCATCAGCATCAAATTGAACGCGGGGTCATCGCAAGCAAGACCAGCATTGTCGGATTGGCAAATTACAACTTCCCCGTCACGAGCATTAACGCAAATGGCATCATCGAGTATCTTCAAGAATATGATCGGGTTAACAGTGGCAACATCCCGAAGACGTTTGTGGACGGCCGCCTGGGTTGGACCGAGGACATGGCGGGGTTTCTCTGGGGGCACTCGTACTTGAGTGGGACTTCCGCCGGTAAACTTCCCGGCCAGGCCCCGGTGGTTCGTTTCAAGGGTGCCGACCAGGGAGATGAGCAATTCGCAAGCGGCTTTGTTCAAAAGGGAAGCTTCGCCGCCTGGGCCTCCATGGTCAATGAGGCGCTGGAATATCCTGACGTCGCCTTTGCGCTGTACACGTCCTTGGCCGCGCCATTGCTTCCGATCCTGGGGGTGGACAACTTCACACTCGAACTCTGTGCTCCAAGTTCTTCAGGGAAAACCACCGCGCTGATGCTGGCGGCATCGGCATGGGGAAATCCTGCTCCGTATGCGGGCTCGTTCATCAACACCTGGAACGGGACCGACAACAGGATCGGTAGGATGGCGGCGCTGCTCAATGGACTGCCGCTTTTCCTGGATGAAACCAAGCTGGCTAGATTGCAGAACAAAAGGAACAAGTACGGCAGCGACCTCGTCACCGACACCATCTACATGATCGCATCTGGCCGGGACAAGGCCCGCGCGACTCTCCATGGCTCTGATCGGGTGCAACCGTTCAGGACCATCCTTTTTTCAACCGGAGAGACGCCAAGCCTGGACCTGAGTACAGACGGTGGAGCCAGGGGCAGGATCATCGACCTTTGGGGCAACCCTTTCCTCAGGACAGACGCCGAGAGCAAAGCAGTCGTCACCAGGATCAAGGGCGTGGTCACTGACCACTTCGGCCATGCTGGACATCGCATGGTTCAGTTCATCCTGGACCACCGGGATCAATGGCCCCTTTGGAAGGAAGCGTATGCTGAGGCGAATGAACTTCTTACGAAACTGCCTGATTTGACATCCATTGAAATGCGTCTTGGTGAATACTTCGCCGCTGTCGCTACTGCGATTGCAATCATCCATGCGGCTCTACCTGAACTGAAACGGAGCACGCCAGTTCGAATCCTACTCGATTCTGTGTGGTCCAGGGCCATGAACGAATCAAAATCAGCCGATGTCGCTTCTCAGGCATTTGAATGTGTCGAAGAATGGATCAACAGTAATCAGCATCGAGTGTATTCACCTGCCGAGGCGCGTCAAAATATCCCTTGGTCTGGTGACATGCATGGAGCGTATTGCGACGTGACTGACGATGGAGAATGGACATTCGTAGGGGTAACGAAAACGTTTCTGGATGATATTCTTAGAAAGAATGGATTTAAAGCCTTAGAAATGGTCCGTCTTTGGAAGGACAAGGGCTGGCTCATCACCGATGACTGGTCCAAAGGGTATCAGCGAAAGGTCGTCATCCCTAAAACTGCTGGCGAGTCGAAGAACGTAATAGTGCCAATGTACTGCTTCAGTGCCAAATCCTTTTGGGACGGACGGGGAAGGACCAGTCCTAAATAA